In Deltaproteobacteria bacterium, the genomic stretch ACCGTACCGATCGCGTGCGACTGGACGTCTTCGATCTGGCGCACGGCCCGGTCGAACATGTCGGTCGTGGTCTTGCCCGCCTTGACGACCAGCACCACACCGTCCACCTGCCTCGACATCACGATGGCGTCGGTCACCGCCACGATCGGCGGCGAATCGAACAGGATCATGTCGAAGCGCTCTTCGAGCTGTCGCATGAGTTCCTTCATGGGCTCGCTTTCGAGCAACTCCGACGGGTTGGGCGGGATCGGTCCGGACGGGATGAGGAACAGGTTGGGCACCTCGGTCGCGATCGCGATCTCGTCGACGCCCATCTCGCCCATGATGAAATTCGTGAGGCCCTTGTTGCGCTCGACCTTGAACGCGCGATGCAGGCGCGGGCGGCGAAGGTCGGAATCGACGAGGCATACGCGACGACCGCCCTGCGCGAAGACCGTGCCGAGGCTGATGACCGTGGTCGACTTGCCTTCCTGCGGTCCGGCGCTCGTGACGAGCAGTTTCACGAGATCCTTGCCCGGCGAGCTGTAAAGGATGTTCGTGCGGATCGCGCGGCACGACTCGGTGATGCTCGACTTCGGGTAGTAGTGCGTGAACAGCTCGCCCTTGGTCACGTCGCCGTCCTCGGCCAGGAACGTGGGGATGATGCCGAGGAAGGGAATGTCGGTGAGGTTCTCGATGTCTTGCTGCGTCTTGATCGTGTTGTCGAGGTATTCGAGGAAAAACGCGAGGCCGACGCCGCCGATGATGCCCAGCAGCATGCCGAGTGCGACGTTCACCCGCCGCTTGGGTTTCACGTGGAACTCCGGCCGCTGCGCTTTCTCGATGAGCAGAATGTTGTTCGCCGAAAGGTTTTCGGTGATCTGCGTTTCCTTCGCGCGCTTTTGCAGTTCTTCGTAGAGCGTCTGGTTCGCCTGCGCGTCCCGTCGCAGTTCCTTGAACGTGATCTCTTTCTCGCTCAAGTCCTGCGCCTGATGCCGCGCTTCGGCGACGGCCTTTTCCATCTGCGTTTCCTGGTCGCGCGCGACCAGATAGGCGGCGTTGATCGAACCGACGTGCTGGTCGATCTCCTGACCGATCTTCGCGGAAATGAGCGCGATCTGGCTTTTGAGCGCCTGGATCTCCGGATACTTCTCGCCGTACTTCGGTTCGAGCTGCGCGAGTTTTTTCTCGGCCGCGACCTTTTCGCTCTTGAGATCCTGCACCACCGGGCTGTCCATGACCTCGGGGATCATCGAGGCCTGGCCCTTGGCTTTCATCTCGACGCACTTGGCGTAAAGCGTTTCGAGCTCGATGCGCTTTCGTTTCGCCTCGGCCTGCGCTTCGGAGAACTTGGCGAGATTGCGCAGGGCCATATTGAATTTCTCGTCGAACGAGAAGACCTGTGCTTCTTTCATGAAGGCTTGCAGCTTGCGTTCGGAATCGACGAGGCGGTCGCGCATGTCGCCGCCTTCCTCGCGCAGCCAGTCGATGGCGTTCTTCGACGCCTCGCTTCGGCGGACGAGATTCTGCTTCTGATAGACCACCGCGACGGCGTTCGCGACGCTCTGCGCGAGTTCGGGATTGGGATGCTCGATGACGATGTTGACGAGCTGGGAGTTCTTGACCGGCTGGACCAGAATCTGGTCGGCGAGCAGCGCCTCGGGGTCCTTCGCCGTCGCGTAGGGCGCCTTGTCGCGGAGCTCCAGTTCGTCGAGCACGCGGGCGACGACGTCGCGCGAGCGGATGATGCGAAACTGCGTCTCGTAGTATTCCTTCATCGCCCAGTAGTTGCGCGAGCCGAGGGCGACGACCTCCTTGAAGTCCACGACCTCGGGCGCCTCGGGCAGAATCTGAATGACCGACACCGCCTGATAAATCGGCGTTTGGAGAAACGTGCCCAGGGTGACGATGGTGACGACGATGATGAAAAACGCGACCATGGTCCAACGGCGCTTGAACAGCACCTTGCCGTATTCCCGAAGGTCGATGCCGGCGCCCTGTCTTTTCTTTCTGGCCATGCCGAGTTCCACCAATCCTTCAGGTCACAAAAGACTGCGCTTCACGCGCACCACGTCGCCGGGAAACACCGCAAGATCGCGCGACGGGTCGTTCGCGATGTCGCGCAGATTCACCTTGATCGTTTCGGTCTTGCCGTTCTGCGTGCGCGTGATGACCACGCGGTTGCTCGCGAGATTCGTCGCGCCGCCGGCGAGCGACAACGCGCGCATCAGGGTGAGTCCTTCCTCGTAATTCACGGGTCCAGGTTTCTTCACCTCGCCGTCGAAAAAAATGAACTGCGTCTTGAGCACCGACACGATGTCGCCGTGCTCGAGAGGCATGTTCTGCGTGAGATCGCCCTGATCGAGCAGCGCGTAGCCGTCGATCTTGAAGACCTGCACCTGCTTCTGCTCCTTCGTGAAGTCTTCGATCGATTGCGGGTTGCCCTGCCCCGCCACGAGCTTCTTGATGGCCTCGGGCTTCTCCAGATCGCCGCCGCGCACGAGCGTGAACGACTTTCCGCCCTGCTCCGTGATTCCGCCGGCCATGGAAATCGCTTCCAGAAGCGTCGTCGGCCCCTTGAGCCCGTAAAGACCGGGGTTTTTCACCGCGCCGAGCACGTACACTTTTTTCGACTCGAACTGCTTGACGGTCACGGCGATCTGCGGATCGACGAGGTAATCGGGCGACAGCAATTTTTCGAGCGTGTCCTCGATTTCGCGCGTGGTCAGACCGCGCACCTCGACGTTGCGGATCCACGGGAAACGCACGGTGCCGTCGGAGAAGACCTCGTAGTCCTTGGAAAGTTCGGTCTCGCCGTAGACCTTGACGGTCAGGACGTCGCCGGGACCGACGCGATACTCCTCGGCGAAGGCCGTCGCCGACCAAAACAGGCTCGCCGCCGCCAAGGCGCACGGCAGCCACAAACGAATCGATTTGCGTTTCATGTCAGAACTGAGCGACGAGCTTGACGAAGGCGATGTTGCGTTCCGTCGTGTTCTGGATGTCTCCGTCGTCGTACGCCTTGTTGTCGTACTGATAGCCGACGCCCGTGTAGAGCCAGAATATCATACGCAGGGTCAATTCCAAACGGGCCTGAACGAAATCCTCGTGGCGGTCGAAGGGACGCGAGAACTCGTTGGACTGGTAGCTGACGAAGGCTTCGGTCGCGAGGCGCTCGCGCCAGAGACGGTAGAAGGTCAGATAGCCCTCGTCCGAGGTGTAGAAGTTCGTCGTCGCGGCGTCGAGGATGCTCCTCTTGTAGCCGATCGCGACGCGCATGTTGGGCTCCCAGACGCCGCCAAGCTCGGCGTTGCCGATGAAGCCCGCGCCCGACTCCCCGTCCTGATACTCGTTGGTCTGGTAGCCGCCCTTGACGATCGCCTGCAGGTGCGGCGTGATCTGGCCGACGAGACCGCCGAGCCCGAAGTTGATGACGGAATTCGAGTCCTCGTTGTTGATGTACGTGATCTCGCCGTGCCCGCCCTGGAAGACCAGCGACGTGCGCGGGAAGAACTTCAGGCGCAGGTCGCCGACGCCGAACCACAGGTCGCGGTCGGACTCTTCGGCGATCTCGTAACGGTCCGTCGCGTACTTGTACTCACCCGAAATGTAGAGGTTCGTCTCGGGTCCGTATTTGTATCCGAGGCGGCCCAGCGCCTCGTTGTGGTCCTGATCGCCCACGATGTAGTCGACGTAGACATCGCTCGGCTCGAAGGCTTCCTGGGCGGTGTAGGTGTCCTGCGCGGTCACGAAGACGCCGACGGGGCTCTGGTAGTCGAGCAGTCCCGACGCCGTGTGGTTCGACGCATTGAGCAGCGCGTGGCGATTGTCGGGGTCGTCGGTGCCGAGATAGTTGTCGTTGTAAAATTTGTACGCCGCCTGAGCGGTGAAGGTCGGCACGCGCAGACGCAGCAGCACGCCGGGCTGGATGTTCAGGACGAAATCGGACTCGATGTCCTGCGGCACGGATCCCTCGTTGAGGGGCTCGTAGTCGTTGGGAACGAAATAAATGTTGTCGACATAGCGGATGGCCGTGTAGGCGGACGGGTGCAATGAGAACGCGCCGAAGCGGATCCCGTCCGTCTCCTCGAAGGCCGCGAGGCTCCACGTCGGCAGGGCCAGCAACAGGGCGATCAGCGCCATGCGCCGGACCCGCCGATAAAAAGTCCGCCTCATCCCCACTCCAGGTAATCCACCAGGGTCCAAAAGAGCGAAATTCAAAACAGTTTAAGGCGTGGGCGTCAAGGCCTGACGCGTTCCCGGGTCACGATTCCTCCGACTGGCTGACGGGCTCCGGTTCGTACTCCGGCGGCAACGGTTCGGGTTCGTCGGCCCGACGGACGCGTCCGTAATCGGTCTCGTCCGAGAGCGGCGCCTGCCCCATGAACTCCTCGACCGTCTCCGTGAAACCGCCGACCTCGTTGATCTGGCCGTAGCAAAGGTTCACCAGTTTCACGAGCTGTTGGGCCACGTCCTGGCTGTTCTTCACCTTGTAGGCCAGTTCCGAGATTCGCGCCGACTCGCGCGCGAACGCCGCCTCGCGAAGCTGCTGATTCAGGCCCTGCGTCTCCTGATAGACCTTCTTCAGGTCGCGCAGCCGCGCTTCGAGGCAGTTCGACTTTTTCACATCCTGGGCTTTTCGGGCCGCGTCGAGCTCATCCGTCATCTTGTCGATGTTCGACTTGATGAACCGCAGCAGGTTGGACGCCTGCGCGACCGCCGATTCGTCCGCCGGGGTCTGGGCCCGGGCGAATGCGGGCCATGCCGCGAATGCGACCAGCATGGCGACCAGAATCACGCGTGTTCTCATGACGATCCTCCTTCCACCTGCCCCGATCACTCGGAGGCCGGCGTGAAGACGAAGCTGTAGTTCACCGACGAACCGCCGCCGTCGGCCGACGGCTCGAACCGCCAGCGCTCGATGCGGCTGCACACGCAGCTCCCCACTTCGGAGCTGGCGATGCTCGACGAGGTGACGCTGCACCCCTGCACGGAGCCGTCGCCGCCGATGCTGAAAGAAACGCGCACGCTGCCCGAAAGCGAGGGGTCGATCTTGAGCTGGCGCTCATAGCAGTTGCGAACGCCGCCCGTGTATTTCCGGATCTGGGCGCTCACGGAACTCGCGTCGAGCGAACCACTCGAACCACCCGACGCCGACATGTTCGCCTTGACCTTCTTTTCTTCCTTTTCACCGGTCCCAGATCCCTCTTTGGAGCCCGCGGTCCCGAGTTTTCCCAGGTCGCCGGCGCCGACCGATCCGGGGCCGGTCCCGCCGCCGCCTTTGCTGGAGCCGAGGGTGCCGGTGCCTTTCCCCGCCACTTCGACGCCCGCACCGATCTTGCCGAGTTGTTCGTCGAGGCCGCTGCCGGAATCGCCGAGCAGGTCGGCCACCGCGCCCTCGCTGCCTTGAGTGGTAATCAGACTAAGAAGACCCTTGGTCTCGACTCCCGCGGGTTCCGGGGGACCCTGCTCGCCGCTGCCGCCTCCCTTGGGTGCGCCGCCGCCTTTCTTTGCGCCGCCGCCACCGGCTTCCTCGGGTTTTTTCTCTTCAGCCGGCGCATCCGGCGTCACCTCGGTCAGCGTCGGAATGATGTCCTCGGAAACGAGGCTCACGAGCTGATCCATGTGGCGATCGGGCACGATCTCGGGCTCCGGGAGCGCCGCGATGTACGAGACGGCGGTCACATGAATGAGCGCGGAAATCACCAGCAGGACGAGCAGCGGGCGGTCGATGCGCGCCGAAAAGCTCCCGCGCAGTTCCCTGGGCAACTGCGTCAGCGGAGGCGGAGGCGGCGCGGGGATGACCTGGAAGAGCACCGTCGAGTTGCCGATGTTGATCTTGCCCTTGCCGCCCGGGCCCAGGTCGACGACGAGTCCGCCGCCGGGGCTCTTCGGGGCCGTCGTCCCGATGGCCGCAAGGTCCCGCGTCCCGGCCTGACTGACGATCAGACCTTCCATGTTGGGGATCGTGTGAAGCTGGAAGTTCCCGGACGACTCCATCAGCATGACATGCCGCTTGGGCATGTTCTTCTCGACCACCGTGATCGTATTCGTCGGATCCGTGCCGATGGTGACCGGCTGCTTCTCCTTGAGGATGACCTCCGAGACCAGTTTGCCGTCCTGGATCAAACCGATCTTGAAGACGCGTTTGCTCACGGGGATGCTCATGCGTTCACCTCTCCTCTCGCGGCCGGTCCGGGTTCTCCGGTCGAAAACGGGCGTTGCCTGTCCTCACTTTGTCGTTCTCCCGACATCCGCACCTGTGGCTCCATCCACGTCCGCCCTGTTTCCCGAAGCCGCTGTCGCGGCATTCACCGGACCTCTGACCCTTCGAATTCCCCCGCGGGCGAATTCGACTTTTCGCTTCAAAACGGCTCGTCCTCGATTGATTGTA encodes the following:
- a CDS encoding polysaccharide biosynthesis tyrosine autokinase; this translates as MARKKRQGAGIDLREYGKVLFKRRWTMVAFFIIVVTIVTLGTFLQTPIYQAVSVIQILPEAPEVVDFKEVVALGSRNYWAMKEYYETQFRIIRSRDVVARVLDELELRDKAPYATAKDPEALLADQILVQPVKNSQLVNIVIEHPNPELAQSVANAVAVVYQKQNLVRRSEASKNAIDWLREEGGDMRDRLVDSERKLQAFMKEAQVFSFDEKFNMALRNLAKFSEAQAEAKRKRIELETLYAKCVEMKAKGQASMIPEVMDSPVVQDLKSEKVAAEKKLAQLEPKYGEKYPEIQALKSQIALISAKIGQEIDQHVGSINAAYLVARDQETQMEKAVAEARHQAQDLSEKEITFKELRRDAQANQTLYEELQKRAKETQITENLSANNILLIEKAQRPEFHVKPKRRVNVALGMLLGIIGGVGLAFFLEYLDNTIKTQQDIENLTDIPFLGIIPTFLAEDGDVTKGELFTHYYPKSSITESCRAIRTNILYSSPGKDLVKLLVTSAGPQEGKSTTVISLGTVFAQGGRRVCLVDSDLRRPRLHRAFKVERNKGLTNFIMGEMGVDEIAIATEVPNLFLIPSGPIPPNPSELLESEPMKELMRQLEERFDMILFDSPPIVAVTDAIVMSRQVDGVVLVVKAGKTTTDMFDRAVRQIEDVQSHAIGTV
- a CDS encoding SLBB domain-containing protein, with amino-acid sequence MKRKSIRLWLPCALAAASLFWSATAFAEEYRVGPGDVLTVKVYGETELSKDYEVFSDGTVRFPWIRNVEVRGLTTREIEDTLEKLLSPDYLVDPQIAVTVKQFESKKVYVLGAVKNPGLYGLKGPTTLLEAISMAGGITEQGGKSFTLVRGGDLEKPEAIKKLVAGQGNPQSIEDFTKEQKQVQVFKIDGYALLDQGDLTQNMPLEHGDIVSVLKTQFIFFDGEVKKPGPVNYEEGLTLMRALSLAGGATNLASNRVVITRTQNGKTETIKVNLRDIANDPSRDLAVFPGDVVRVKRSLL
- a CDS encoding outer membrane beta-barrel protein, with translation MRRTFYRRVRRMALIALLLALPTWSLAAFEETDGIRFGAFSLHPSAYTAIRYVDNIYFVPNDYEPLNEGSVPQDIESDFVLNIQPGVLLRLRVPTFTAQAAYKFYNDNYLGTDDPDNRHALLNASNHTASGLLDYQSPVGVFVTAQDTYTAQEAFEPSDVYVDYIVGDQDHNEALGRLGYKYGPETNLYISGEYKYATDRYEIAEESDRDLWFGVGDLRLKFFPRTSLVFQGGHGEITYINNEDSNSVINFGLGGLVGQITPHLQAIVKGGYQTNEYQDGESGAGFIGNAELGGVWEPNMRVAIGYKRSILDAATTNFYTSDEGYLTFYRLWRERLATEAFVSYQSNEFSRPFDRHEDFVQARLELTLRMIFWLYTGVGYQYDNKAYDDGDIQNTTERNIAFVKLVAQF
- a CDS encoding TonB family protein; this translates as MSIPVSKRVFKIGLIQDGKLVSEVILKEKQPVTIGTDPTNTITVVEKNMPKRHVMLMESSGNFQLHTIPNMEGLIVSQAGTRDLAAIGTTAPKSPGGGLVVDLGPGGKGKINIGNSTVLFQVIPAPPPPPLTQLPRELRGSFSARIDRPLLVLLVISALIHVTAVSYIAALPEPEIVPDRHMDQLVSLVSEDIIPTLTEVTPDAPAEEKKPEEAGGGGAKKGGGAPKGGGSGEQGPPEPAGVETKGLLSLITTQGSEGAVADLLGDSGSGLDEQLGKIGAGVEVAGKGTGTLGSSKGGGGTGPGSVGAGDLGKLGTAGSKEGSGTGEKEEKKVKANMSASGGSSGSLDASSVSAQIRKYTGGVRNCYERQLKIDPSLSGSVRVSFSIGGDGSVQGCSVTSSSIASSEVGSCVCSRIERWRFEPSADGGGSSVNYSFVFTPASE